In Thalassococcus sp. S3, the sequence TTCTGGAAGAAACCGGTGTTGCCGTGGTCTTTGGCGCGGCATTCGGCCTCTCACCGAATTTCCGCGTGAGTTATGCCACATCCGACGAAGCGCTGACCGAAGCCTGCGGCCGCATCAAATCCTTCTGCGCGAGCCTCTCTTAAGATGGCGCATAAGCTTCCCGACTACTATTTCCGCGTGCGCGAAAACGGCGCCTTTGTCTTCCGCGTGGATACCGAAAACCGCCAACGCCGGATCGAGATGGATCAGATCGCTGTGGTCAATATCCGCAATGGGGACATCAAGCCCCATGGAGACCGGATGCTGAGCGAACAGGATCTGGAGACGATCAAGACCTGGATGGCGGAACGGATACAGGTGCTGGCCAGACGCGACATCGACGACATTCACCGTGCCGTCGATTACCTGAACACGACAACACAATGGGTGCAATCCAAGGCGAGCGATGAACAGCTTGATGCGGTCACGGACGACCTGCTTTTGGCCATGCATGATCTGCGTTCGGTCCTGGTTCGGAAAAAGGCAGATCGACTGATGCGGCAGAAGGACTAGGCGCTCCGCTCCAGCCTGCCGATCTGCGGCAAGGATGCCCCCCAAAACCGCGCCATCAGAAAGACGCCGGCACAAGCCAAACCCAAGACCAGACCGAGCCATACCCCGATCCCGCCCATTTCGAGCGTGAAGCCAAGGACATAAGAGGCCGGGATCCCGACCCCCCAATAGCTGAGCGCCGCGATCACCATCGGCTTCGCGGTATCCTGCACCCCGCGCAGCAGGCCCAGCGCGATCACCTGCGCGCCATCGACAAGCTGGAACAGGGCAGCCACCGCAAGAAGACCGATGCCGATGGCTATGATTTCCTCACGGGCCGGCTCCGCCTCTTCGAGAAAGAGAGAGATCAACGGCACGGGCAGGACCAGAAAGGCGATGATGGTCACAAGGGCCATCGCCAGTGAAAGCGCGGTAACGGTCCTGGCGCCCCGCGCCATATGCTGCCGATCCGCACGCCCGAATGCATTTCCCGCACGCACGGTGGCCGCGTTGCTGAGCCCCAGATGTACCATGAACGTCGCACTTGCCAGTTGGACAGCGATGCCATGGGCGGCCAAGGGGATCGTTCCAAGCCATCCCATCATCATCGCGCTGGCGGCAAAAAGGCTGACCTCGCTCAGATTGGTCAAACCGATGGGCCAGCCCAGCCGGAACACCCGCGCGAACATCGGCCAATCCGGACGCCAGAGCCGTCGAAAGAGGTCGTGTTCGGGAAGGACGAGCATGGCATAGAGAACCACGCCGATCAGCGAAACAACCTGTGTCGCGATCGAGGCTAAAGCCGCACCTGCCAGCCCCAGCTCCGGAGCCCCGTAATAACCGAAGATCAGGAGGTAATTCGCCGCGGCATTCACCACGGCCGCGAGC encodes:
- a CDS encoding MATE family efflux transporter, with the translated sequence MSYPAHVRAVLVLGLPLVGGHLAQFAIGLTDTVMLGWYGVDALAAVTLASSYFFVFFLMGSGFAWAVMPMVAAFHAEGDETGLRRATRMGLWLSLLFACAAMPFLWWSEPLLLALGQEPTVAADAARYLRIAGWGLFPAILVMVIKSYLAALERTQIVLWITLLAAVVNAAANYLLIFGYYGAPELGLAGAALASIATQVVSLIGVVLYAMLVLPEHDLFRRLWRPDWPMFARVFRLGWPIGLTNLSEVSLFAASAMMMGWLGTIPLAAHGIAVQLASATFMVHLGLSNAATVRAGNAFGRADRQHMARGARTVTALSLAMALVTIIAFLVLPVPLISLFLEEAEPAREEIIAIGIGLLAVAALFQLVDGAQVIALGLLRGVQDTAKPMVIAALSYWGVGIPASYVLGFTLEMGGIGVWLGLVLGLACAGVFLMARFWGASLPQIGRLERSA